One window from the genome of Cyclobacterium amurskyense encodes:
- the tamL gene encoding translocation and assembly module lipoprotein TamL encodes MRSKKYTCSLKPYYSRFKKTLVFLVPVWILVGCSVSKFIPEDEKLYTGANLEINRDFSVKGFKEVNTELEGLLKPEPNSKILGMRIGLWSYYKVQKENPGFINRFIYKKIGEEPVYLSSVELEKTQQLILNRLDNGGFFFSEVSAQVEQKPKKAAINYSVDLAQPYQLATYTYDKDSLPIDRSIRKLLASTEIAEGDYFSLEMMKKERIRLDESLKNEGYYNFNPDFLIFEADTNQYDNKKYDLFLRLKQNAPDKGIVPYQVKNIRVYPNYSSDEYGEKTDTTKIKNIAFIQNGLSFKPELLHQYILIEKDSLFNAKDTKLTSSRLTGIGNYRFVNLRYTETDSTLSEGKGELDANIYLTPLDKRSLRAELQGVSKSNNFAGPALLLNYRNRNLFYGGETFNLTAQIGYESQIASGQRESLSAFEVGLKGDLIFPRVVFPISIKERFAYSVPKTKISLGTEYQDRRGYYRLNTISASYGYFWNANRFVYHEITPIALNFVDMSKTSSEFEEILDNNPFLRQSFEHQFIAGLTYSFAFNKLMDKYREHSIYFGANIDLAGGGLRLANKLLSSEDQNTFLGFNYAQYNKGDVDFRYYWRFTEEKLLAFRFFGGLGLPYGNSVSLPFSKQFFSGGPNSIRAFRIRSLGPGSFKPDDETTGNYFDQAGDIRLEGNLEFRFPIVSYLKGATFVDVGNVWLVNENEALPGGKFGRDWYRELAVGAGIGLRVDIEFFVVRFDLAAPLRSPYLPEGERWAKEFKVQDSEWRKNNLIFNFAIGYPF; translated from the coding sequence ATGAGAAGTAAAAAATACACATGTTCGCTCAAACCGTATTACAGCAGATTTAAAAAGACACTTGTATTCCTTGTGCCTGTTTGGATTTTAGTAGGGTGCAGTGTATCAAAATTTATTCCAGAAGACGAAAAGTTATATACGGGAGCTAACTTGGAAATCAATAGAGACTTTTCAGTCAAAGGGTTCAAGGAGGTAAATACTGAATTAGAAGGCTTGCTAAAACCAGAGCCCAATAGTAAAATTTTGGGCATGCGTATTGGCTTATGGAGTTATTATAAAGTTCAAAAGGAAAATCCGGGTTTCATTAACCGGTTTATCTATAAAAAAATCGGGGAGGAACCCGTTTATTTAAGCAGTGTTGAACTGGAAAAAACCCAGCAACTTATTTTAAATAGGCTGGATAATGGTGGATTCTTTTTTTCAGAGGTAAGTGCTCAGGTGGAACAAAAACCGAAAAAAGCAGCAATTAATTATTCTGTAGACTTGGCCCAACCGTATCAATTGGCCACCTATACTTACGACAAAGACAGTTTGCCAATTGACCGAAGCATAAGGAAATTGCTCGCTTCAACAGAAATTGCTGAAGGGGATTATTTTTCCTTGGAAATGATGAAGAAAGAAAGGATAAGGTTAGACGAAAGCCTTAAAAATGAAGGTTATTATAATTTCAACCCTGATTTTTTAATTTTTGAAGCAGACACAAATCAATACGATAATAAGAAATACGACCTTTTTCTTAGGCTTAAGCAAAATGCACCGGATAAAGGAATTGTCCCTTATCAAGTCAAAAACATTCGGGTTTATCCCAATTATTCATCTGATGAATATGGTGAGAAAACAGATACGACTAAAATTAAGAACATTGCATTTATTCAAAATGGTCTGTCTTTTAAACCTGAACTACTTCACCAATATATATTGATTGAAAAGGACAGCCTTTTCAATGCAAAGGATACCAAGCTTACCAGCAGTAGGTTAACAGGAATAGGGAATTATAGATTTGTTAATTTAAGATACACAGAGACAGACTCGACTCTTAGTGAGGGTAAAGGGGAATTGGATGCCAATATCTATCTAACTCCTCTGGATAAACGTTCCCTAAGAGCAGAACTGCAGGGGGTTTCCAAATCGAACAATTTCGCTGGTCCTGCCTTATTACTTAATTATAGAAATAGAAACCTGTTTTATGGAGGTGAAACCTTTAACCTTACGGCACAAATTGGCTATGAAAGTCAGATCGCCTCTGGACAAAGGGAAAGTTTAAGTGCTTTTGAAGTAGGTTTGAAGGGGGATTTAATTTTCCCCAGGGTTGTATTTCCAATTTCGATCAAAGAAAGATTTGCTTATTCAGTACCTAAAACAAAGATCAGTTTAGGGACAGAGTACCAAGATAGAAGAGGGTATTACAGATTAAACACAATTTCTGCTTCCTATGGTTATTTTTGGAATGCCAATCGTTTTGTATACCATGAGATCACACCTATAGCTTTGAACTTTGTGGACATGTCCAAGACCTCCAGCGAGTTTGAGGAAATATTAGACAATAATCCATTTTTAAGGCAAAGTTTTGAACATCAATTTATAGCTGGACTTACCTATAGTTTTGCCTTTAACAAGTTAATGGACAAGTATAGGGAGCATAGCATTTATTTCGGTGCCAATATCGACCTGGCAGGTGGAGGACTTCGGCTGGCCAATAAATTATTGAGTAGTGAGGATCAAAACACTTTTTTGGGTTTTAATTATGCCCAATACAATAAAGGAGATGTTGATTTTAGGTATTACTGGAGATTTACTGAAGAAAAGTTACTTGCTTTCCGCTTCTTTGGAGGGCTAGGACTGCCTTATGGTAACTCAGTGTCACTCCCATTTTCAAAACAGTTTTTCTCGGGAGGGCCCAATAGCATAAGGGCCTTTCGAATAAGGTCTCTCGGTCCGGGTTCATTTAAGCCTGATGACGAAACCACTGGCAATTATTTTGACCAAGCAGGTGACATTAGGCTCGAAGGAAATCTAGAATTCAGATTCCCCATTGTCTCTTACCTCAAAGGGGCAACATTTGTGGATGTAGGAAATGTTTGGTTGGTAAATGAAAATGAGGCCTTACCTGGAGGTAAGTTTGGTAGGGATTGGTACAGGGAATTGGCTGTTGGAGCTGGAATCGGCCTAAGGGTAGATATAGAATTCTTTGTGGTCAGGTTTGACCTAGCCGCTCCCCTTAGGAGTCCATACTTGCCTGAAGGGGAACGGTGGGCAAAAGAATTTAAAGTGCAGGATAGCGAATGGAGAAAGAATAATTTAATATTTAATTTTGCTATCGGTTACCCTTTTTAA
- the dinB gene encoding DNA polymerase IV, whose amino-acid sequence MENYRKIIHVDMDAFFASVEQLDHPEYKNKPLAVGGNKERGVVAAASYEARKYGVRSAMSSKLAALKCPNLIFVRPRFDRYKEISQVIRKIFLTYTDLVEPLSLDEAFLDVTTNHFNLPSATLIAKEIRQKIKEETGLNASAGISYNKFLAKIASDLNKPNGQAVITPEKAVEFLEKLPIEKFFGIGKVMAKKMNALGIYNGHDLKEYSLPFLTSRFGKSGLHYYKIVRGIHESEVKPNRIRKSLGVEQTFEKDLMPTSDIKATIKEKLLPEFYRRLERNKANGRTLTLKIKYNDFTQHTRSKTLLSPIPNTSMENIVNELVDQEPLNLPVRLLGISLSNLTSKDQDKPSGEQLKIDY is encoded by the coding sequence ATGGAAAACTACCGGAAAATCATACATGTAGACATGGATGCATTTTTCGCATCGGTAGAACAATTAGATCATCCTGAATACAAAAACAAACCCCTAGCAGTTGGGGGAAACAAAGAACGGGGTGTGGTAGCTGCTGCCAGTTATGAAGCCAGAAAATATGGCGTAAGGTCAGCAATGTCCTCTAAACTGGCAGCACTAAAATGCCCCAACTTAATCTTTGTCCGACCAAGATTCGATAGGTATAAGGAAATCTCTCAGGTGATCAGGAAAATATTCCTTACCTACACCGACCTAGTAGAACCCCTGTCTCTGGATGAGGCTTTTCTGGATGTAACCACCAATCATTTCAACCTTCCTTCTGCCACCTTAATCGCTAAGGAAATACGTCAAAAAATCAAAGAAGAAACGGGATTGAATGCCTCTGCAGGTATTTCTTACAATAAATTTTTAGCCAAAATAGCCTCTGACCTAAATAAACCTAATGGACAAGCAGTTATTACACCCGAAAAAGCGGTGGAATTTCTCGAGAAATTACCAATTGAAAAATTTTTTGGTATTGGAAAAGTGATGGCTAAAAAAATGAATGCCTTAGGAATCTACAATGGACACGATTTAAAAGAGTATTCCTTACCATTTCTTACCAGTAGATTTGGAAAATCAGGCCTTCATTATTATAAAATTGTCAGGGGAATTCATGAAAGTGAAGTCAAACCTAACAGAATTCGGAAATCCTTAGGCGTAGAACAGACCTTTGAAAAAGACCTGATGCCTACCTCTGATATAAAAGCCACAATAAAAGAAAAGCTATTGCCTGAGTTTTACCGAAGGCTGGAACGCAATAAAGCCAATGGTAGAACACTAACCCTCAAAATAAAATACAACGATTTTACACAACACACAAGGAGTAAAACACTATTGAGCCCAATCCCAAATACAAGCATGGAAAACATAGTGAATGAGCTTGTTGACCAGGAACCATTGAATTTACCAGTGAGGTTATTAGGTATCAGCCTCTCCAATCTCACATCCAAAGACCAAGACAAGCCCTCGGGAGAACAACTTAAGATCGATTATTGA
- the gdhA gene encoding NADP-specific glutamate dehydrogenase: MSTLKNILQSITDKNPNEAEFHQAVEEVFESILPVLKANNLYIDAKLFERICEPERIISFRVCWTDDQGKVQINKGYRIQMNSALGPYKGGLRFHPSVNQSILKFLAFEQVFKNALTGLPLGAGKGGADFNPKGKSDGEVMRFCQAWMMEAYRHIGHFTDVPAGDIGVGEREIGYLFGTYKKIQNEFQGVLTGKGKDWGGSYLRPEATGYGLIHFAHFMLTEIDENLNGKVCLVSGAGNVSQFAIEKLLHEGAKVVAFSDSTGFIHDPEGMTEEKLEYLKNVKNGQRKSISAFADHYESATFTAVGKKNLWSIPADCAFPCATQNELNEKDAKLLKQNGLMLLAEGANMPCTPDAIGYLQKTKVLYGPGKASNAGGVAVSGLEMTQNRMGRYWTKSDLEKQLRTIMKDIHEKCLETISKHELEKQDYLNAANIGAFEKVARAMHAQGTV; encoded by the coding sequence ATGTCGACACTGAAAAACATCCTACAATCCATAACTGATAAAAATCCCAACGAGGCAGAATTTCACCAAGCAGTAGAAGAAGTTTTTGAGAGCATACTCCCTGTACTTAAAGCCAATAATTTATACATAGATGCCAAACTTTTTGAAAGAATCTGTGAACCTGAAAGAATTATTTCTTTCCGTGTTTGCTGGACAGACGACCAAGGGAAGGTACAAATCAATAAAGGTTATAGGATACAAATGAACAGCGCATTGGGCCCTTATAAAGGAGGCTTGCGTTTTCACCCTAGTGTCAACCAGAGTATACTTAAATTTTTAGCATTCGAGCAGGTATTTAAAAATGCTTTAACAGGCTTACCTCTTGGCGCTGGAAAAGGGGGCGCTGATTTTAACCCTAAAGGAAAATCTGATGGAGAGGTAATGCGTTTTTGCCAGGCATGGATGATGGAAGCCTACCGCCATATTGGTCATTTTACTGATGTTCCTGCTGGTGACATTGGCGTAGGTGAAAGAGAAATCGGTTACCTTTTCGGAACCTATAAAAAAATTCAAAATGAATTCCAGGGAGTACTGACTGGAAAAGGAAAAGACTGGGGCGGTTCCTATTTAAGACCTGAAGCCACTGGTTATGGCCTTATTCATTTTGCTCACTTCATGCTTACAGAAATCGATGAAAACTTAAATGGCAAAGTTTGCTTGGTATCTGGAGCTGGTAATGTTTCTCAATTTGCCATCGAAAAATTATTGCATGAAGGAGCCAAAGTAGTAGCGTTTTCTGATTCTACTGGATTTATCCATGACCCTGAGGGCATGACGGAAGAAAAGTTAGAATACTTAAAAAATGTAAAAAACGGACAGAGAAAGAGTATTTCTGCTTTTGCCGATCATTATGAATCAGCCACCTTTACTGCCGTAGGAAAGAAAAACCTTTGGTCTATTCCTGCAGATTGTGCCTTCCCATGTGCTACACAGAATGAATTGAATGAAAAAGACGCTAAGCTTCTTAAACAAAATGGTTTGATGCTTTTAGCTGAAGGTGCTAACATGCCATGTACACCAGATGCGATCGGCTATTTACAGAAAACAAAGGTATTGTACGGGCCTGGTAAGGCTTCTAATGCTGGTGGAGTGGCCGTTTCTGGACTGGAAATGACCCAAAACAGAATGGGCCGTTACTGGACTAAAAGCGATCTCGAGAAACAATTGAGAACCATCATGAAAGATATTCATGAAAAATGCCTAGAGACCATTAGCAAACATGAATTAGAAAAACAAGATTATCTTAATGCCGCCAATATCGGAGCATTTGAAAAAGTGGCCCGGGCCATGCATGCCCAAGGAACTGTATAA
- a CDS encoding chorismate-binding protein: MSSLENKLTVHKTSNWIPQMLEWANLNFGYFGYFTSNEVNYPSGGFEHVFYAGSHAVNLESISQLPISKPKIGILSYDQKNKYEDLYSNNRSEINCPDSLFFSPELTIYISSEEVTIQCQNPNVVHTGILNTNIATTAESKGSCILHCSHDQESYTNTFNKIQEHILAGDIYELNYCMDFHGKATHIAPIDIFLDLCANSPMPFSALFKAANLYLCCASPERFLKKKGQTLLTQPIKGTTKRGNSIQEDEKLRRNLSESEKERAENLMIVDLMRNDLARMAITGSISVKELFGIYSFRQITQMISSITCQLPPNTSFEEILANTFPMGSMTGAPKIKCMEIIEAYENFKRSWFSGSIGYIDENGDFDFCVIIRSLIIDKTKNSFYFGVGSAITIDADARDEYQECLLKASSIIKTLENSYSIINNPN, translated from the coding sequence ATGTCATCCCTTGAAAACAAGCTCACCGTACACAAAACCTCAAACTGGATTCCTCAAATGTTGGAATGGGCCAATCTTAATTTTGGCTATTTTGGTTATTTCACTTCCAATGAGGTCAACTATCCTTCCGGAGGATTTGAGCATGTTTTTTATGCTGGTTCACATGCGGTAAACTTGGAAAGTATCAGTCAACTGCCTATTAGCAAGCCCAAAATAGGGATCTTAAGCTATGACCAAAAAAATAAATACGAGGATTTATACAGCAACAATAGGTCTGAAATAAACTGTCCGGACAGCTTATTCTTTAGTCCTGAATTGACCATTTATATTTCTTCTGAGGAGGTGACAATCCAATGCCAAAACCCAAATGTTGTTCATACAGGCATTTTAAACACCAACATAGCTACAACTGCAGAAAGTAAGGGTAGCTGCATTTTACATTGCTCGCATGATCAAGAAAGTTACACAAACACCTTTAACAAAATCCAGGAACATATCCTCGCAGGAGATATCTATGAACTGAACTACTGCATGGATTTTCATGGTAAAGCTACTCATATAGCGCCAATAGACATCTTTCTAGACTTATGCGCCAATAGTCCAATGCCTTTTAGTGCATTGTTTAAGGCTGCAAATTTATATCTTTGCTGTGCCTCACCTGAAAGGTTTCTGAAGAAGAAAGGGCAAACACTACTAACTCAGCCGATCAAAGGAACGACTAAAAGAGGCAATAGTATCCAAGAGGATGAGAAGTTAAGAAGAAACTTATCAGAAAGTGAGAAAGAGCGGGCAGAAAACCTGATGATCGTTGATTTAATGAGAAATGACCTAGCCAGAATGGCCATAACAGGTTCAATTTCAGTAAAAGAATTGTTTGGGATTTATTCATTTAGGCAAATCACCCAGATGATCTCTTCCATCACCTGCCAATTACCTCCAAACACAAGTTTTGAAGAGATTCTGGCCAATACCTTCCCAATGGGAAGCATGACAGGGGCACCAAAAATCAAGTGCATGGAGATCATTGAGGCTTACGAAAATTTTAAAAGATCTTGGTTTTCAGGCAGTATAGGATACATCGATGAAAATGGAGATTTCGATTTTTGTGTAATTATTAGAAGCTTAATCATAGATAAAACTAAAAATTCCTTTTATTTTGGTGTCGGTAGTGCCATTACCATTGATGCTGATGCACGGGATGAGTACCAAGAGTGCCTTTTAAAAGCCTCTTCAATAATTAAAACTTTAGAAAATTCATATTCAATTATTAATAACCCAAACTAA
- a CDS encoding YceI family protein, with protein MKTIKLSGFLLSAALLTFSCGQSSNTVETTEAQEEAQASGKTLQLDTNASTVNWRGYKPTGQHHGIIPITKGEISVEGDAITSGEFTFDVTKLEIHDLEAGSENHGKLSNHLQSDDFFDAANHPEATFVITEVSPYSSGDNIEDQEQFETKNTPKSESELAPASPTHWVSGNLTIRGTTKNIKFPAAVSMANGKVSAQAGFNIDRTDWGLSYGDEATATDKAKDKFIYNSVSVSFDIKSI; from the coding sequence ATGAAAACAATTAAATTATCAGGTTTTTTACTTTCAGCAGCTTTACTCACTTTCTCATGTGGACAAAGCAGTAATACTGTTGAAACAACTGAAGCGCAAGAAGAAGCACAAGCAAGTGGTAAAACGCTTCAATTGGACACCAATGCAAGTACAGTAAACTGGAGAGGTTATAAGCCTACAGGTCAACACCATGGAATAATTCCTATTACAAAAGGTGAAATTTCTGTAGAAGGTGATGCAATTACTTCTGGAGAGTTCACTTTTGATGTTACCAAACTTGAAATTCACGATTTGGAAGCGGGAAGCGAAAATCACGGTAAATTGTCCAATCACCTACAGTCAGATGATTTTTTCGATGCTGCAAATCATCCTGAGGCAACTTTTGTGATCACAGAAGTTTCTCCCTATTCTTCAGGTGATAACATAGAAGATCAAGAACAATTTGAAACTAAAAACACACCAAAGAGTGAATCTGAATTGGCACCAGCTTCACCTACTCATTGGGTAAGTGGTAACCTAACCATCAGAGGAACAACCAAGAACATCAAATTTCCTGCTGCTGTATCTATGGCTAATGGAAAAGTTTCAGCTCAGGCAGGTTTCAATATTGACAGAACAGACTGGGGATTGTCTTATGGAGACGAAGCTACAGCTACAGACAAGGCTAAAGATAAATTTATTTACAACTCTGTAAGTGTGAGTTTTGATATCAAATCAATTTAA